Within Desulfitobacterium chlororespirans DSM 11544, the genomic segment TCGGTCGCTCAATAAGCTGCGCGGACAAAACTAACGCGAAAAGCCCGCCGCTCCGTCGGGTGCCCACCCAAATCGCTCCTGCTCAATGGGTGGTTGGAAACGTCCTGTTTCCAACCCGACTCCGCTGCGTGCTTTTCGCGAAGTTTTGTTTCCGCTCGCTTAGATTCGCTCCCTTCCTGTAAAACAAAATCCTTGGGCCGCTTCTTGGGCTCGAGTGGGCAGGGCGTTGTGGGGGCTGTGGGGTAAGTTGTCTTATCCAAGCCGCTTTTTTCGTCTTTACCGACGCCGCTTGGGGCGGCAGGGTCGGCGATAGTTGGCAGGCTTTGGAAGGTTGGTACTGATCCAATTAATGTCTCGCAAAGAGCCTCAGGCTCTTGGACCTCCCAAGCTTCAGGCTCTAAGCCCCAGCCTTGGAGCTATGGAGTACGTGTTGTGCGTAAAGCTACGCGGCGACCCGGACAAGCAAAGCTCTACCTGCCCCGCTCCAGTTCCCTCAGAAGCTGCTGCAAATCCTCAGGCAGAGGAGCCTGGATGGTGGTGAGTTCACCGGTCAGAGGATGGTTGAACTCATAGATGGAGGAGTGGAGGGCTTGGTGGTTTATTCTTGCCAGATTGCCCCCATAGAGGTCGTCTCCTAAAAGAGGATGCCCCAGATGTTGGCAATGGACCCGAATCTGGTGGGTGCGGCCTGTCTCCAGGATAAATTCCAGCAAAGAGGTGTCTTGGTAACGTTCCAGAACTTTGTAATGAGTGACTGCAGGTAAGCCCTCCGGGGAAATCTGTCTTTGTATAAAGCTGCCCGGGGCAAGGGCAATAGGGGCCTTGATGGTGCCCTGGTCTTCTTTCACCTGGCCTTCTACGATTCCCCGGTAGCATTTGTGAATGCGGCCATGGGCGTGCTGCCAAGCCATCTGCTGGTGGGCGAACTGATTTTTGCCGATCACGACCACTCCTGAGGTGTTGCGGTCGATGCGGTGGATAGGGCGAAAGGGGCGCGCTTCCCCTTTGGCCAGCCAATAGCCGACAACGGCGTTGCCGATGGTTCCCTCAGGATAGCGGGGCGTAGGATGAACGACCTGACCGGCCGGTTTATTGACGGCGATAAAATAGTCGTCTTCGTAAAGGATGTCCAGGGGCAGGTTTTCGCCGGGGATGCTGTTGGTTTCCGGGGGTTGGAGCTGAACGGACAGAGTCTCACCGGCTTTCCCCCGGGTTGTCAAAAAGGTGAATACGCCATTGACCCAGACCCGTTCTCCTTGTTTCAGATGCTGGATTAATTTACGGGAGAAATGGAACCGGCGGTAAAGGATGTCCTGGTATTTCACTCCGTCATCCTGGGGCTGGAGAGTATAGGTCCAAAGATCTTGCTCATGATTCATGCTGCATGATGCTCCTCTATATGTGATCGGTATTTTTAGAAAGGAATTTTCAATAAGACTATAGAATTACATAAATATGCCAAATAAGGTCTGCGGCATAAGATAAACGCGGCACATAAAAAACAAGAGAAAGAAGGCAATATCATTGAAAGATCCACGGATGGAAAAATTAGCACAATCCATTATCAATTACGCTATAGAACTGAAGCCGGAGGAAAAAGTCCTGATTGAAGTCAATGGCTTGGAGATTCCCCTGGCTCAGGCTTTGGTAAAGTATGCTTATGAGGCGGGTGGCTATCCTTTTTTATCTGTTAATAATCATACCCTATTGCGTGAGCTTTTAAAAGGAATGACCGAGGAGCAGGCTCAGGCCATGGCTCGTTGGGATTTAGCCCGTATGAAAGAGATGGATGCTTTTGTGGGGATCAGAGCAGGAGAAAATGCCAATGAGCTCTCAGATGTTCCTGGCGACAAGATGAGCATCTACCAAAAGGAATACCTGAGAACGGTAACGGATCAACGGGTATCTCATACCAAGTGGGTGGTTATGCGTTATCCCAACGCCTCCATGGCCCAACTGGCCAATACCAGCCTGGAAGCCTTTGAAGATTTCTATTTTAACGTCTGCAATTTGGATTATGCCAAAATGTCTCAGGCTATGGAGCCATTGGTACAATTAATGGAGCGGACGGACAAAGTGCGGATCACAGGCCCCGGAACGGATTTGACCTTCTCCATTAAGGGGATGAAAGGGATTAAATGCGATGGCCATATGAATATCCCCGATGGGGAGGTCTATACAGCACCCCTCCGGGAATCTGTGAACGGGCGGATCTCTTACAATACAGCGGCTTTATATCAAGGGTTTACTTATGAAAATATCGTACTGGAGTTTAAGGATGGTAAAATCATCAAAGCTACTGCCAATGATACCCAGCGTATCGAGGAAATTTTCAATACGGATGAAGGAGCCCGTTATATTGGGGAGTTTGCTATTGGGGTCAACCCCTATATCCTCCATCCCATGAAGGATACTCTTTTCGATGAGAAAATCGACGGGAGCTTCCATTTCACTCCGGGAAATTGCTATGATAATTGCTATAATGGCAATAAATCGGCCATCCATTGGGATTTGGTCTGCATTCAGCGGCCGGAGTACGGGGGTGGGGCAATCTATTTTGACGATGTCCTCATCCGCCAGAATGGCCGCTTCGTGATACCCGAACTGCAGGGACTTAACCCGGAAAATCTGAAATAGGGCTACCCGGTTGCCAAAGGAGATATGTTCAATGAATAGGAAGAGGCTTCGTCTCATCTATAATCCTTATGCCGGCCGCCGTCGCTTGATCCAGGAGATGGACACGGCCATCCGCGTGTTTCAGGAGGGAGGGTATGAAGTCACGGTTCACCGGACGGAATCCCCCACAGATATTGAGCACACTTCTTCCCTGAGCACAGATGTGGAACGCTTGGTTATTGCCGGAGGAGACGGCAGTATTCATCAGGCGGTCAATGGGTTGATGAAGATACCTTCCTCCCAGCGCCCGGCTTTGGGCATCCTGCCTGTAGGAACAGCTAACGATTTAGCCTTTGGACTGCGCCTGCCGCAGAAAATTTCCGAAGCCTGCCAAGTGATTGTACAGGGTTCCCCCTTTGCGATGGATCTGGGACAGGTCAATGGGCGTTATTTTGTTAATGTGTTTAGTGCCGGTTTGCTGACCGATGTCTCGCCCAAGGTAGATGTTCATGTCAAAAATCGTTTAGGTCAATTGGCCTATTATTTAAAAGGTATCGAAACCCTGCCC encodes:
- a CDS encoding diacylglycerol/lipid kinase family protein; this translates as MNRKRLRLIYNPYAGRRRLIQEMDTAIRVFQEGGYEVTVHRTESPTDIEHTSSLSTDVERLVIAGGDGSIHQAVNGLMKIPSSQRPALGILPVGTANDLAFGLRLPQKISEACQVIVQGSPFAMDLGQVNGRYFVNVFSAGLLTDVSPKVDVHVKNRLGQLAYYLKGIETLPTYRPFKVEYEWEGTMISEEAMLILAVNGVSVGGFRQLIPKASLNDGKLDFVIIRHSGWPDTMRMLLHLVGGGKVGSDQILQFQTSELKVFTERPVFSDLDGEWGPESPWEIKMGPKLTVLC
- a CDS encoding aminopeptidase; translated protein: MKDPRMEKLAQSIINYAIELKPEEKVLIEVNGLEIPLAQALVKYAYEAGGYPFLSVNNHTLLRELLKGMTEEQAQAMARWDLARMKEMDAFVGIRAGENANELSDVPGDKMSIYQKEYLRTVTDQRVSHTKWVVMRYPNASMAQLANTSLEAFEDFYFNVCNLDYAKMSQAMEPLVQLMERTDKVRITGPGTDLTFSIKGMKGIKCDGHMNIPDGEVYTAPLRESVNGRISYNTAALYQGFTYENIVLEFKDGKIIKATANDTQRIEEIFNTDEGARYIGEFAIGVNPYILHPMKDTLFDEKIDGSFHFTPGNCYDNCYNGNKSAIHWDLVCIQRPEYGGGAIYFDDVLIRQNGRFVIPELQGLNPENLK
- a CDS encoding RluA family pseudouridine synthase; this encodes MNHEQDLWTYTLQPQDDGVKYQDILYRRFHFSRKLIQHLKQGERVWVNGVFTFLTTRGKAGETLSVQLQPPETNSIPGENLPLDILYEDDYFIAVNKPAGQVVHPTPRYPEGTIGNAVVGYWLAKGEARPFRPIHRIDRNTSGVVVIGKNQFAHQQMAWQHAHGRIHKCYRGIVEGQVKEDQGTIKAPIALAPGSFIQRQISPEGLPAVTHYKVLERYQDTSLLEFILETGRTHQIRVHCQHLGHPLLGDDLYGGNLARINHQALHSSIYEFNHPLTGELTTIQAPLPEDLQQLLRELERGR